The nucleotide window ATTCTTCAGCATATTTCACAGTTATTACGCTATCTTCTTTATTTACTTTGGTAAATTTCCTGCCCATCCCTGCATGAGAGACCATTTCTTCTTCTGTAATATCACACTTTACCTTTCCTCCTTCGTATACTTTACCTTCCAGCCAGTCAAGGACTCTCGTATTCCCTATCCTTATTAGGGAGTCCAGTAGGTATTCTCCATCTTTGACCAGTTCACTTAATTTCCTTATTATTTCTATCTCTCTCTTTATTAACGCCCTAGTAGCTCCCGTATAATAATCTAAGAATTCATTTAGTTTATCGAGAGTTATCTCTCCTTCAACTATCTTTTTGTTGGTTTCAACAAAATGGTAACCCATGAAATAATACGGGGCACTCATACTCGCCCTGACCGAAGCAGTTAGCGAGAACACCCCATTACTCTTTTGTATTTGCAGTCCTTCTAAGATCTGTTTCCTAAATTCCTCTGGTGAAATTAGTTCACCAGTCTCTCTGATTAAATAAATAAGGGCTAACGGAAAGCCTAGCTCTAACGCTTTACCTATACCGTAGAGTTCGCTCTTACCTTGTGTGTTCATCCCTTTAGCAAGTTTAATGTCTGAAGTTAGGTACTGGTGTAGGTTTACGTCCTTTATCACTTTTTTTCTTAGCGGGAATAACCTATTTGAAAAGTCAGACGCTAGCTCGACTAACATTAACTGTTTCTTATGCGTAAACGCGTAATCTTCAACAGCTAACCTAACCGCGTTATATGTCACATATGCTAAATACGATGAGTCCTCGCTTAAATCTACCATAACCATCTCTGGCTCCTCAGATACTAGTTTGCTGTAAGTGTACAAATAACTGAGGAAGTTGAAATTTCCTATACCCCCATCATGGATACTGAGGACGTTACTACTTGACTTAAAAGTCCCTGAAGAGGGTAGGACGAATATTTCATCATTCATGTCGGGTAAGGATAGCCTCTGCATAACAAGTTCTTTAAGGGAGTTCTCTAAAATAGAGTATGAAGTAGGTAATTCGTTCAAATTCGTAGCCAGAAAAGAAGGTAAAAAGGCTAGTATTTTCACATCGGTAGTCTCTTCTTTCAGGAAAGAGTACTCGGCTAATGATGGTTTATAGCTCTTTACTATGGTCTCGGTCTCATTCCCTCTGCTATCTACAACCTTATATTCTTTTTCAGAGGTATTTATGTTAGTCCATGTAGAAACTAGTAATGTCTTCATTCAGTATTAGGATAATACCGCCGGTTAATATTATTTTCTATCATTTGTTGATAGTTATAGAATCCCTAAATAATTTCTGTAAAAATTTTCAATGAGTAGTTCCCGTTTCTTTCCTGATTTCTATTTGTCCCGCAAAAGTTAAGTTTAACTATTAAATATCCAAAAAATACTACCACAAAAGACTCGAGGGTAGCCCTAGCACTTTACAGCGAACTATTTTGTCCACATTTACTATTAATATTGTAATAATCTCCCTATCTGTAGTTAAATTAAACTTTAGTAAGAAGTTTTTTATTAGTTCAATAAAAAAGATGTTTGGCGTATGTCAAAATCGTCTCAGAGAGGACTTCAAAAGCCTATTAGAGAAATAGGTCTAAGGGACTTAGTGTTTATGAGTCTTGGAGGGCAAGCCCCTTTTTTGAGTATTTTAGTTTACGGTGTTGCGTCTTACTCTGAAGCAGGGGCTTTTACTCCTATAGCAATAGTCCTAGGTACCATGTTAGTTTTGTTAAACGGTCTAGTAGCGTACAAGTTATCCGTTAAGTTCACTCAGAGCGGTGGGTATTATACATACTCATATTACTCCCTTACTAAAAGGCTTGGGTTTGAGACAGGTTGGACTTACTTATTTTATTCAGCATTATACGGTAGTGCATATGTTTTAGGTGCAGTAGCTGTAATCTCTACAGTTTTCCCTTTCTTCAACGTCTTTGAACTATCCCTAATTTTCCTTTCTGGGGCGTCTCTAATAGTGCTCCTTGGGAAGAGGCCGTCTTTCACTTATGCGATTTTTGCCAGCTCTCTCGAGATACTTATTATGGGAGTACTTGCAATTACATTTCTTTACTCTACTCACTTCACGTTCTATAACCCATTTTCGAAGATACCCCCTATTTCTTCACTCGCAGCTGCAATAATATTTGGCTCCAGCATACCTACAGGTTATGGGTCGATAACCCCGTTATCAGGCGAAGTTAAAGACCCTAAAAAGACAGTACCAAGGGCTATCGTTACAGTGATTTTACTAGGTGGGCTTTTCGCTTCCTTTGACATCTACGCTATAATTGACCACATAGTGTACTATAACTTGGACTTAAGTTCCTCGATGTCCCTTCTTACGTTAATCCAAAACAGGTTCGGGTTAGCGACTTTAGCCTTCGCCTCTATAGCCGCTATAAATGACGGCATATTAGCTACTTTGACTTTTATGTTTGCCACTTCCAGGACTATTTACGCGATGTCAGTTAACGGTTTCTTCCCCCAAAAACTAGCTGAGCTGAAAAACGGTAGGGAACCTTTTAATGCTGTAGTAGTCACCGTAATAGCATATTGGATAATAGTCCTACTCTCTCTAGTCCTCTTTAGTGGTAATGCGTTTAATGCGTTCTTTGCAGTAGGGTTTATGTCGCTACTCGGTAACCTCTATGTCCACCTAGCTACGGACTTCTCTCTTACGAGGATATCGTTAAAGAGGTTAAAGAAGAGAAAGTTAGAGATTTCACTGTCCTTAGGTGCAGCTGCGTTTACAATATATGTAATGATAACTTCTATACCTTCGGCGGCTGCAGCAGCACTCGGTGCCTTCGTACTTTGGTTGTTAGCCGGGTTTATGGTCGCGGAAATAATAGATATGGCTAAGCAGGAGCAACAAGACGAAGGCAGATAAAAGAGGAATTAAAGACACAATTCTCCACTTTTTAGGAGATAGTCTTAAATTACATTGTTAGTTCTAAAGTTATAGAGTCAACTGTTAGAATACTTTAGGTAATAAATTCCAAGACTGTGAACGACTTTTTACAATATTTGTGAGGGGGGTTTTAAGGTCACCTCTATAATCCCCCCCCCCCCCCACTATCTTTTTAAAAACTCTATTTTTTAGATCGAGAAAATATCTTAATACCATTTAACGAGAACCAGTAGTCATACATTTAACTATGTCCTATCAATTTGAACACGTTGTAGTTAAAATGTGGTGGAGGAGGGGAATTGCAGTAATTTACGCTACAAATGAAGAAAGTGCTAAGAAGGTGTTAGAGGCCCTAAAGGAAAACGGTTACCCTGCAGTTCTTTTTAAATATAGCCTAGAGAACGTTGAAAGGGCATGGAGTTGCTACGATGCCATAGTGTTTATCATGGCATTAGGAGGAGTAGTGAGGACGGTCTGCAGGTTTGCTCAAGGGAAGGACAAAGACCCATCAGTGGTAACAGTGGATGACGGTTTAAAGTTTGTTATCCCGGTTTTAGGCTCACATTGGGGGTCAAATAAGTTAACCGAGGAGCTCGCAAAAGCCCTGAACTCTACTCCAGTGATAACTACTGCAAGTGAGCAGAGTGGGATTACAAGTATTGAAGAACTTGCCAATACGTTAATAGCTAAGGTAATAAACGTTAATGCTATCGTTAAAGTTACGTCAGCACTATTAAGGGGCGAAAATGTCTGTGTAAAGGGATTAAAAGAGCTCCCTAAAGGTGTAAGGGGGAACTATGTGATAGGTGAAGAGTGTAAGTATAATGTCGTGGTCACAGACAAAGAGGTGGAATGCAGAGACGAAAACACAGTGTGCCTTAAGTTACTGAAGGTAGCTGTTGGAGTAGGGGCAAAAAAAGAGGCAAGCCCGACGGTTATTAAAGAAGCGGTCTTTCACGCCTTGGACATCCTCTCCCTCACTTTGGACAGAGTATCGGTAATAGCGTCCTTGAGGGACTCAGTAGAGAGTGTGAGCAAAGAACTCGGTGTGCCTTTTAGAAAAATCACACCCGAGGAAATTAACTCCTTTAACGATGAGTGTCTAACCCCTCCTTCGGAGAAGTTATCCGAACTAGGGCTAAAAGGAGTGGCTGAGGTCTCGGCATTGATTTCCGGTGGGAATGGTGCGAAACTGATTTTAAGGAAGATCCAGTACAAAAGAGAAGTCACTGTAGCCGTAGCTACGGTAGGTGAGCAGTAGTGATATACTTAGTCGGTGTCGGAAGCGGAGACCCAGAACTAATCACAGTTAAGGCGGTTAACACATTAAAGAGCTGTAAGGTAATTGCTGGGTGGAGGAGTGTTATAGACCGGTTCGACTTCATTAA belongs to Stygiolobus caldivivus and includes:
- a CDS encoding APC family permease; this encodes MSKSSQRGLQKPIREIGLRDLVFMSLGGQAPFLSILVYGVASYSEAGAFTPIAIVLGTMLVLLNGLVAYKLSVKFTQSGGYYTYSYYSLTKRLGFETGWTYLFYSALYGSAYVLGAVAVISTVFPFFNVFELSLIFLSGASLIVLLGKRPSFTYAIFASSLEILIMGVLAITFLYSTHFTFYNPFSKIPPISSLAAAIIFGSSIPTGYGSITPLSGEVKDPKKTVPRAIVTVILLGGLFASFDIYAIIDHIVYYNLDLSSSMSLLTLIQNRFGLATLAFASIAAINDGILATLTFMFATSRTIYAMSVNGFFPQKLAELKNGREPFNAVVVTVIAYWIIVLLSLVLFSGNAFNAFFAVGFMSLLGNLYVHLATDFSLTRISLKRLKKRKLEISLSLGAAAFTIYVMITSIPSAAAAALGAFVLWLLAGFMVAEIIDMAKQEQQDEGR
- the cbiG gene encoding cobalt-precorrin 5A hydrolase, with product MSYQFEHVVVKMWWRRGIAVIYATNEESAKKVLEALKENGYPAVLFKYSLENVERAWSCYDAIVFIMALGGVVRTVCRFAQGKDKDPSVVTVDDGLKFVIPVLGSHWGSNKLTEELAKALNSTPVITTASEQSGITSIEELANTLIAKVINVNAIVKVTSALLRGENVCVKGLKELPKGVRGNYVIGEECKYNVVVTDKEVECRDENTVCLKLLKVAVGVGAKKEASPTVIKEAVFHALDILSLTLDRVSVIASLRDSVESVSKELGVPFRKITPEEINSFNDECLTPPSEKLSELGLKGVAEVSALISGGNGAKLILRKIQYKREVTVAVATVGEQ
- a CDS encoding TM1812 family CRISPR-associated protein, whose translation is MKTLLVSTWTNINTSEKEYKVVDSRGNETETIVKSYKPSLAEYSFLKEETTDVKILAFLPSFLATNLNELPTSYSILENSLKELVMQRLSLPDMNDEIFVLPSSGTFKSSSNVLSIHDGGIGNFNFLSYLYTYSKLVSEEPEMVMVDLSEDSSYLAYVTYNAVRLAVEDYAFTHKKQLMLVELASDFSNRLFPLRKKVIKDVNLHQYLTSDIKLAKGMNTQGKSELYGIGKALELGFPLALIYLIRETGELISPEEFRKQILEGLQIQKSNGVFSLTASVRASMSAPYYFMGYHFVETNKKIVEGEITLDKLNEFLDYYTGATRALIKREIEIIRKLSELVKDGEYLLDSLIRIGNTRVLDWLEGKVYEGGKVKCDITEEEMVSHAGMGRKFTKVNKEDSVITVKYAEECLDSILSWIKSIGRED